Part of the Citrus sinensis cultivar Valencia sweet orange chromosome 2, DVS_A1.0, whole genome shotgun sequence genome, TGGTTTAACTTGAAAAGGCGTGGATATTGTTTTTTGCATAGGATTTTTCGTACAATTAATGATATGATTTTAGTAGTTTTTGTATATCTATAGTTTGTAGTTAGTGATTCATCTGCTAAATTTCAATAGGGTTAATTTTTCTGACATCTGTAGTTCGTAAATTGAATTCTTGTTGTGGGCAAACATAGAACTGACTAATGGGGAAGTTAAAGATGGATAGTTGTACTAGAAATTTAGTTTATTCTTCTTTGCAACTGAGAAGTGTCTTAAACTAGAAGTAGTCCACAAAAGTAAAGCGATGAAGATAGTGGCACCTTCCAATCACAATCTTCAGGGGATTCTCAAGAGGCAAAGCTGActgcaaaatagaaattttgtGTGATTCCTTCCTGACAGAGGCACATGGGTTTTTTACTGATTGGAGGTTGAATATTGATCCTGGAGAGACACTGTTTGGTTTAAGTAGGGAAAAATCATTTCGATTTGGACAACGGTTTGTGTATTTTGTGAGCCCCATTGTGCCATGATAATGTTATGAGATAATGGAAGACCCGGGATATGATTTTCCTTGGAAATAACTTGTTTCTTGCATGTATGTTATTGAATGCAACTTCACTGTTTGCCTGTATGCACGGGAAGGGGTTGATCCAAGATGGGGTCCAAGCTCTTTGTTATTTGGCTCCTGCTTAAACTGCcatgtatatgtgtgtgtgtgtgtgtatataatattacattttctgattgtgcgtgtgtgtgtatatatatatataatattacattttctGATTGTGCGTCCTTTTGCAGGTCATGGGAGCTGTATATTTCCTGGCAGGTGAGAAATAATGCCCTCTCAACGATTGTGATTCTTTATACTCTTGTTTATAGAAATTCTACATAAGATGGAAGTTGCCACCTAATGtataacaataaatgggcAGAATTTCCTTATAGAAACAAAGAAGCCAGAAGCCTAATGttcttaacaaaattattttgttttgattttcagTAAGAAGGTAAGCAATAAGACGAAAGCAGTTGTAAACTCAACTCAAATAAGTGGAGCAGCAGATAGGCTGAGATTCATCTCCCTCCGCGGCAACCAAATAAGCGCAAATGCTGTagctttttctattttgttatTCATTCCCTTTATGACTCCGTGGTGGGGTGTCCAGtaatctttttcctttttttttcccccaaatgTATCattgttttgcttttgaatttgttggTAATCAAGAGGTGCTGCAGGGAGTTGTTGTTTAGTGGGTAGATTCAGTAGAAGTGCAATGTGATAATTGAATTGGGGTGGCTGGCACCTtgtaattaaacataattttgaTGAGCAGATTAGCTTTAATGTGGTATATTCAATATTTTGCAACAATCTCTCACCGAGTAAAGGGAATAATTATAATAGCGAGTGCTTTTTGCAAGATCATTATCATTGTATGTCTTTAAAGGCTCCTTTTTAACATGGGGATTTATGATGATTTATCCGGCATATTAGCTCATTCCTAACAACGTCGTTAACTGTCGGACATGTCGGTCTCCCGACCCCAAACGAACTTATTGCCTATTGGTCCCCATGAGCCCCACGTGTACAGAGTCCTTCCTAAGTGGGCCATAAGATCAAAGTAAGCAAGTTCCACTTTGTGGGAGGGAGGGAGGGAGGGATTCTCTGTGCGCGTGTCTATCAACTACGAAAGCGGAAGACAGTTCCCACTTCCCACGTCCCGCTTTCAAATGTTGTTCTTGCTAACGAATTCATTCCTACTGCGATTCGAAACGGCAATTTCAAAccctaaaagtaaaaatttttttacatcgCTCAGAACAAGAGGATCAAGTATGTCTTCATGGGCATGCAAGAAGTGCACGTTTCTAAACTCCCCATCGCGGAAATCAACTTGTCAAATTTGCCTCACCCcgtcttcttctttttctcctccTTCGAAGTCATCAGTCTCCGTTCCCACGTGGTCGTGCAAAGCCTGCACTTTTCTCAACCCTTACAACAACACAAGCTGTGAACTTTGTAACACAAGGGCTCCTGTCTCTGGCTTATCAAGTTTCGAGGACTTGACTGATCCGGCTCTTGATTCAGAACTGGATTCTTCTGTTGGGTCTGTTTTCTTGCCCTTGCAGTTGAAGGCTTGTACTGGTAAGAGGAAGATTAGGGATCAAGATTGTGATGGTGATTTTGATGGGTTTCGTGGTACTAACTCCGTGTCAATAAAGggtcagttttttttttttttttttttgttgataaatattgGTTTTCCTTTGCTTGTTTTGTGGGTTTGTTTAGGTTTTATGCattctcttgatttttttgtaGTAATATATGCTTATTGTTCCGTTCAATGACATCCCACCGATACCAGCAGATaatgctttttccttttagctCTATCTTCAACATCTGAATATTCATAATAATCTAAATTGAAATGTATAaacattttgttttgtatGGTTTTTACTTCTACTTTATTAGAAAAGTAGTTTTGCATGTGGAACAGATCTTTGACATCAAGGTACTTTCTATTTGTGGTAGCAGACGATACTACGTCAGGTCCTAGTGCAGATAATTCAGAGTCAGGGGCAGTTTCCGGTTCATTGAAAATTCTGAGTTATAATGTTTGGTTCCGAGAAGACTTGGAGATGCATCCGAGAATGAAAACAATCGGTGACCTCATTCAACTGCATTCCCCGGATATCATATGTTTTCAGGTTACTGGAATTATATTTCCTACATTTGTCAATGAACTTTAGCTATTTTATATCATCTTACTAATGGACATATTGCTGTATAGGAGATTACTCCGAATATATATGATATACTTTGCAAGTCCAGCTGGTGGAAGGGCTATCGTTGCTCTGTTCCCAATGAAATGGCAGATTCAAGGGGATACTTTTGCATGCAGGTAAGCTTTCTATCAGCCTCTATTTTGGGTCCATTTAGTATGTTGCAACCTCAACAGTGTGATGCTTGCTTGACTGACAAGGACATTTTGACTCAATATGTTTGATACTGATACATCTCCGTTTACTGTTTGGGTGCTGAAATGTACATTGGAATTTTGAGTTGATCTAGCTTTCACCACTTCCAATGACAGTTCTTATATGTTTTGTTTATGTTTCAAATAGAAACGAAATAAGGCTTTGATGAATTTCGGGGTGGTGAAATTTTTCTAAGACTTGTGTCAATTATTCACTGTATGATATGCAGTTAAGCAAGTTGCAGGCGAAATCCTTTACCTGTGAACCCTTCAGAAATTCGATAATGGGGAGAGAACTCTGTGTTGCTGAGGTTGAAGTTCAGGGAAAAAAGCCATTGGTTGTTGCCACCAGCCATCTTGAGAGTCCCTGCCCAGGCCCTCCCACGTGGGATCAGATGTTCAGCAAAGAACGTGTAGAACAGGCAAAGGAGGCTATCAATCTTCTTAAGAAGAATCCGAATGTGATCTTTTGTGGTGATATGAACTGGGATGACAAGCTGGACGGTAAATTTCCTTTGCCCGATGGATGGGTTGATGCTTGGACAGAATTAAGGCCAGGGGAAAATGGATGGACTTATGATACTAAGTCCAACAAGATGTTGTCAGGTAATCGTACACTGCAAAAGCGGCTAGACCGATTCATCTGCAGTTTGCGTGATTTCAAGATTATTAGAATTGACATGATTGGTGTGGAAGCAATACCAGGTCTATTGTATGTCAAAGAGAAGAAAGTGAGAAAAGAGATGCAGAAGTTAGAACTCCCTGTTTTGCCTAGTGATCATTATGGATTACTTTTAACAATCTCCAATAATATTGGTTAAGGCAATGTAAATGATTGCATTGAAGATTGATTGACTAACGGTGGTTTTTTGGGCATCACTTGCATGCTTGTGCAATATGCGGTCTTGTATCGATAAAGTGATGAAACAGCTGGGTGTTAGCatcttttttaaagaatgtgGATAAAGTGATTCGGTTTCACATATTACTGCAAATTTCTAAAATGTTTATCAAGTATTTTCACTTGTTACCGTGgattacttttatgaattttgtagcATCTACTGTTCTCAAAGTTCTCTTTCCTTGTGACGGTTGACATATGTGAATGCATGACATTATTTACGGTGTTAAGCTATTGAAGAACAAAAGAGATGAGCTGCCTCTTTAAAAGTTTCACTGAAGTAGTCACCCGTTTCCATGTAAAAGCTTTCCCACTTCTTCTTTGGCCTTGGTCATAAGCCAGCTTAAATTGGATTCGCTTAAGATTCATATCATGAAAGAAGATGTAGGCGCTTCTAGCCTTAGATAGTCATATAGTACTCCACAAACTGGATCTCCACTCCTGGACTGTACAAGAAACATGGAGTTATCTCCCTTTATGAGCAGTAACGAGGAAACATGAATGCTAAATAGCTGGTACAGTCCATGAATTCCATGCCGACAAACTGTGTTATCCATCCCCAGGTTCATTTCTTGGTACACCAGGTGACCTTGGTCTATATAGTTGACAAAAATCTGGACAAAAATGGGGGAAAAGGTGATCGGTAGTATAATGCTTGTGCCTATTTAGTGAAATTTGAGAATGGAGGATATGAGATAATCTGAGACTTGGAATCATTGTAACATTTACCTCAAGATCAGAACGAGTTGCTGATGCTATAGCCAACCTCAGATTATAAGTTCCTTTGATTATAGAATCAAGATGAAATTTGATAGTCCATGTTGTTGGAAGATACTTGTTATCTGGCCCCCTCCTAGATACTTACCAAATACTTGTCAGGGAACACAATTTCTTCGAACTAGAGAATTTGGAAGAAGCATTTCAGGGAAAGAAGATAGACCTGTCTACATGAGCAAAGAACCAGTCCTTTTTGGGATCATTAACACCTACAGTGAAAACTTGATCAGATTCAGGATGTATGTCAGTGTATCTGTCCCATAAGCCATATTGCCTGTACCTGTTATATGGTAGAAAAGAAAGATATACAAGGGCCAAAAAGAAGTCACCACGAGTTTATTCATCACCTTGAATCAAATTCATGGGAGTTTGAGGGAGAGAGAAAATAGTTGCTTACTTCTCAGGGCTGTTAAGAAATAACTTGTTTACATACATTGGATTCACATCAGGAACATAGCAACCTAGAGCTGTACGATCAGGGAAGCCAATCTCCCATACGGTCGGACCATTTCTCAGGGGAACATAGGTTAAATTTCCAAGTTCTGTTTGTGACCCTGGACAAGTTTTATGATCATCATGCCATAATAATGATACAATCATTATAAATATCTGTCAGTAGTCAGTACCTGCAGAGATGGTGACAAGTGCTTTGTCAAGGTAATCACCAATGAAACCTGGAACCCAACCATGGAGTCCATAGACTCCAGGGACAACATTCTTGACGGTGAAATTTCCCTTGGAATCTGTTTGTACCCAGAACTGATAATCCTACATTCCCAAGAAACATCAAATGCTTAACATTTCCAATCTACATGATGGAACATTAGATATATTTCAATTAGCAGTCACCTTGCTCTCCGTTTGCCATCCTCCTTCGGTTCTTGCGGATGATAGACCTATGTATGCATATTTAGCCGGAATCAATGAACTGGAAACGAACCTATGTTTGTATATTCACAAGGTGAATTACAAGTCAATACGTTGAATATGAAAAATGCCACTAAAAGATTCTTTTAACAGTATATATTAGGGCCTGTTTGTAAATGTTGCACCTTAAGTTTAATTCGAATCACATTAACTAAAATGTTAGGTAAATCTTCCTTTACCCTAACAAGCTCTACTTGGGGGGCAGCGAAAATTACTTGTCTTGGACGAAAAATCTTCCAGTAGCTGAACCTCGTTCGTTAGCAGTAAGATAATAAGGTGAGGACACAAAATCATATGGCCATGCTGCCTCTTGAAGCAGCCGCTGAGATTAACCAAGCATGAAGCTTTAACTGATTAAAtcatgaaatattttctaaactaACTAAAGTAAATGTTCTGAAAGAAACCGAAACTGTACCTGCTTTTTGGCATCAATCCACAAGTTGTATGCCTTTGATGCATCAGAGGTTGAATTCAAGTATACGAAGATTGGGCCAAACACCTTTCTCCATGCTTCTCCTTCTTGGAAATGAGCTAAGATTTCATTCCCAATATAATGGGTACCATGAAACATCTGCAACATTGAATTTAAGTTTAATATCATTGTTAAAGATTGATTACACACCTTTTCGTCAAAATCTTGTTATGACGAACCAACTTACAGCTAAGCAGGTAGGGCCAGTGTGAACGGTGAGGTTTTGCTTTGTAGGACCTCCATTTCGAAACTCATGGCTAGGGAAGATGATCCAGAACCCAATAATGGGGCCAGAACTTATCCATCCATGAAGTCCGCCATCTTTGTTGTCCATTGAATACTGGTATTTATCATCAACCTGCATTCAATCAGGCAAAAGATGGTCAATTTCCTTGTTAATCTGCTTTAGCATCTCCTCAAATTTTAGGTGTTTTGTGAACttgacaaataaaattctgaaaattttGTGTTCATTTACCAACCTCGCCTTTGAGATCAGGATTTATGGGATTTACAAGCAATACAGACTCTGGCACGATTAACTGCTTGCCTCTGCCTGGAAGCAGATCCTCTGGCAGAGGCATTATTCTTTGCTTCGCGTCTGTGATTGCCATGTAATGGAACCTTCAATTTTTTCGAAGACAAAAGTTATGGAAgtgcaaaaaatataaaatagacACAGACTTTCCAAAGAGATAAGGAATTGATCTTACTTATCTCGCCGCAACTTAAATGCCAGTCTTGTTTGAGCAAGATCAAAGGCCCTGCATCCTTGAGGACGTTCATATATTGAATAGCAGTGGAACCCTGAAACGCCACTTCTCAATATATAcctaaatagaaaaaatgacCATTCATTATTGAAATCTGAATGAATGCAACATATATATGTGGTATATCATATACATACAACCTGATGTCAACACTGAGAGGCAATTTGGTGCTTTGAATTGATGGATCATAAGAACTCCTGAATGAAACCTCTACACTGTCGTTGCTCATGTTGATTACACTATATTCACCTCCATTGAGTCTGTATTTCAGAAGTAACTATGCTTTGATCAGTTCGTTGAAAATTCTTCAtagttttgtttttctaaaatgaaattaaagtctcaagaaaatgaagtaaCAAACGAGCATACAGTTGGTATCTGTCCTGGCCCTCTGGCAAATTCCAGTTGATATCCCAATATCTGCATGTTAAATTGAGGAACAACTGAAATTAAGTAACCTGATCACAATCTCTAGCTCATTACATTCCATGATTACATCATCTAAGGCTATAAAGATTATGTAACAGTATTTTGTAAGTTACCCTCTACTGGATTCACTTGATTTGAGATCTAAAAGGTTGTCCATTCCTCCATACTGTATCCCAATTAAATACCCCTGAGGTTTCGATATTGTAAGCCTGACCAAACCATTGTCAAGTATCACCTGCATAACAtcaaatgagattttatgatagaataataataataatcgtAAAATGAGGGCTTGTAATCACTGACTCACATTGGATCCTTTGGTGACCAACTGCACTTTTTCCTTTGCCATAACACAGGAACAACAAGTACTACTTCTATATTCTTAATCAATAAGATTAATTTTGGTGTGATGAGCTATTAAACGTGAGATATGTTGTTCTAGAACAACGGTCGTTAAACACTAAGAAGATTAATATATTCTGCAAGAATAGAATTCTTAATTACATGCTTCCTCTTGTCTGGTTATAATCAATCTGAAAATTTCTTGTTTATATCAACCCTTGTAAATCTTTGCTCCATATTAGTGAGCATTAGCTCTTGAATGCaccattactttttttttttttaatttaatttgttgtcCTTGCATTGGAGGTTTGGAGCCACTTAAAGTGatgagttgtaatcttcttttagTCACACATAGATGTCCTATGATAATCAGAAGCCTACATCGTAAAAACTAGGCTAGTTCTTGGTCATAATCCatacacccccccccccccccccccccaaaagaCCATCATACAAtccaattaattttagaaCTCTAAT contains:
- the LOC102625567 gene encoding uncharacterized protein LOC102625567 isoform X2, whose product is MLFLLTNSFLLRFETAISNPKSKNFFTSLRTRGSSMSSWACKKCTFLNSPSRKSTCQICLTPSSSFSPPSKSSVSVPTWSCKACTFLNPYNNTSCELCNTRAPVSGLSSFEDLTDPALDSELDSSVGSVFLPLQLKACTDDTTSGPSADNSESGAVSGSLKILSYNVWFREDLEMHPRMKTIGDLIQLHSPDIICFQEITPNIYDILCKSSWWKGYRCSVPNEMADSRGYFCMQLSKLQAKSFTCEPFRNSIMGRELCVAEVEVQGKKPLVVATSHLESPCPGPPTWDQMFSKERVEQAKEAINLLKKNPNVIFCGDMNWDDKLDGKFPLPDGWVDAWTELRPGENGWTYDTKSNKMLSGNRTLQKRLDRFICSLRDFKIIRIDMIGVEAIPGLLYVKEKKVRKEMQKLELPVLPSDHYGLLLTISNNIG
- the LOC102625567 gene encoding uncharacterized protein LOC102625567 isoform X1; translation: MLFLLTNSFLLRFETAISNPKSKNFFTSLRTRGSSMSSWACKKCTFLNSPSRKSTCQICLTPSSSFSPPSKSSVSVPTWSCKACTFLNPYNNTSCELCNTRAPVSGLSSFEDLTDPALDSELDSSVGSVFLPLQLKACTGKRKIRDQDCDGDFDGFRGTNSVSIKDDTTSGPSADNSESGAVSGSLKILSYNVWFREDLEMHPRMKTIGDLIQLHSPDIICFQEITPNIYDILCKSSWWKGYRCSVPNEMADSRGYFCMQLSKLQAKSFTCEPFRNSIMGRELCVAEVEVQGKKPLVVATSHLESPCPGPPTWDQMFSKERVEQAKEAINLLKKNPNVIFCGDMNWDDKLDGKFPLPDGWVDAWTELRPGENGWTYDTKSNKMLSGNRTLQKRLDRFICSLRDFKIIRIDMIGVEAIPGLLYVKEKKVRKEMQKLELPVLPSDHYGLLLTISNNIG
- the LOC112497301 gene encoding probable rhamnogalacturonate lyase B, with translation MAITDAKQRIMPLPEDLLPGRGKQLIVPESVLLVNPINPDLKGEVDDKYQYSMDNKDGGLHGWISSGPIIGFWIIFPSHEFRNGGPTKQNLTVHTGPTCLAMFHGTHYIGNEILAHFQEGEAWRKVFGPIFVYLNSTSDASKAYNLWIDAKKQRLLQEAAWPYDFVSSPYYLTANERGSATGRFFVQDKFVSSSLIPAKYAYIGLSSARTEGGWQTESKDYQFWVQTDSKGNFTVKNVVPGVYGLHGWVPGFIGDYLDKALVTISAGSQTELGNLTYVPLRNGPTVWEIGFPDRTALGCYVPDVNPMYVNKLFLNSPEKYRQYGLWDRYTDIHPESDQVFTVGVNDPKKDWFFAHVDRRGPDNKYLPTTWTIKFHLDSIIKGTYNLRLAIASATRSDLEIFVNYIDQGHLVYQEMNLGMDNTVCRHGIHGLYQLFSIHVSSLLLIKGDNSMFLVQSRSGDPVCGVLYDYLRLEAPTSSFMI